Genomic segment of Peribacillus frigoritolerans:
AGCCATTGAGTAATCTTGATGCCAACTTAAGGGTGAATATGAGAGTCGAGATTCGCCGTATCCAACAAGAGCTGGGGATTACGACGGTATATGTTTCGCATGACCAGGAAGAATGCTTTTCGATATCCGACCAGGTGGCGATCATGAATAAAGGGATCATCGAACAGCTTAGTGATCCTGCGACCATTTACAAATATCCTGAAACCAAGTTTGTCGCTGACTTCATCGGCTTCAAGAACTTCATTGACTTCGATAAGCGGACGGATCATGACGGTAAAATCGAACTGAACAAATCTGGATACTCATTTGTGCTGCACAAGGATCCGCAGATGACCAATTCAACGGGAAAAATAGGCGCCATCAGGCCGGACGATCTGTTGATCAGGGAAAAAGATAACACGGGAACTGTTCAGGAAAATAGTTTATCTGGCCGAGTCAAGGTAAGTACCTATCTTGGAAGAAGCTATCAATATGTCGTTGAAACGCCAATAGGGGATTTCACTGTGAACAAGGAAATGGCGGAATCCTATCGGACGGGTCAGGAAATCATCCTTGAAATTCCGAGAAACCAGATGGTGCTTGTTGACTAGCTTAGGAGGGTAAGTTATGCGAATGGATATGCTTGTAAGAGATATCAACGTGTTTAACAGCTATTTTAAAAGATTCATTAAAGGGAATGCAGCCATCAAGGATGGAAAGTTCTATTATATTGGAGAACGTGAATTGGATGCCTTCGAGCCGGATCGAATCGTCGATGGACAGGGGAAGTATATGGTTCCAGGTCTGATCGATATCCATCTCCACATTGAAAGTACAATGGTGACGCCTGCGACTTTTTCCTACGGGTTAATCAAAAATGGCGTGACGACGATCGTGCCGGAACCGCATGAAATGGCCAATGTTTTCGGCATTTCCGGTGTGAAGGAAATGATCAAAGCAAGTCAAGATTGCGTAGCGGATATGTTTTATGCCATCCCGAGTTCCGTTCCAGCCACATCGATGGAAACAACAGGCGGTTCGATCGAAATAGATGATATTGACGAATTGATGCAAACGGAGGACATTATATGTCTCGGCGAGATTATGAATTACTATGAGGTCATAACCGACCCGGATTGCAAAACGAATAAGATCTTGTCCCATATCCGTTCCCGTTATCCTGATCTGATCATAGAGGGGCATGTTCCAAAGCTGCTCGACTTGGACTTGCAAAAGATTATAAATGCCGGAGTGAATTCAGATCATACACACCAGACCGTGGAAGGGATGGATGCGAGGATCGCTGCCGGGATGTTCATTGAGATTCAAGAGAAATCAATGACTGAAGAAGTGATGAATTACTTGAAGGAAAATCAGGTGGATGAACATTTCTGCTTTGTCACCGATGATGTCATGACCGACTCTTTCCAAAAAAGGGGACATCTTAATGTCCTTTTAAAGAAAGCAATCCAAATGGGGATGACTCCGGAAAAAGCCATTTATGCATGCACCTATACACCTGCACAGCGGATGAGGATGTATGACCGCGGCGCCATTGCACCTGGAAAAACGGCAGACTTCGTGCTGCTATCGGACTTGGAAACATTTGAAATTGAACAAGTATACAAAAATGGTGAGCTAGTTTATGAATCTTCACGTCCATATGTACAAGAAGTGAAGGAAGAACAATTTCCTGAGCATTTCTATCAAAGTGTGAAGCTTGCGGAACTTACCGAAAACGATTTTAACATCACGATCCCGGATAGGCTTGAAAGCAGCATGTGCCGGATCATAAACGTGCAGAACGGTTCTACTTTCACATCTGAAACCCATGATCGTATCGAAGGGAAGAATGGTCAATTAGGCTGGGAAGAAAGCCCTTATGGTTTAATCGCCACATTCGAACGATACGGGAAAAACGGTAATCGGGCGCACGGGTTGATCACCGGCGATGTATTGAAGCGTGGAGCTGTCGCCACAACCTATTCGCATGATAACCATAACCTTCTGGTGATTGGCCATAATAAGCAGGATATGATGATTGCCGCTAACGAAGTGATTAGGAAGCAAGGGGGAGTCTGCTGTGTTGAAGGTGGCAAGGTCTTATCGATGATTCCTCTTCCGGTAGGAGGGATTCTTTCCGAAGAGACGATGGACATCGTATCAAAGCAGGTTCAGCACCTGACAGATGCACTTAAATCGTTAGGCTACGAACATTATAATGTCATCATGTCATTAAGCACCTTATCGCTTCCTGTCAGCCCGGCTCTGAAAATAACCGACCATGGATTGATCAACGTGAACAAAGGGAAAACAGTCCCTCTCATAATGAGTGATGAAGCTTAAACCGAAAAGGGGATTATCCAATGGATAATCCCCTTTTCTTAATGACTTACCTGGCGTCAAATGTTAGCTGGACTTGTTTATTTTCAAATAATTACCATTAAGGTAAATATATGATAAAATAGAGGGACAACTGAGGATAGAGTGGTAGGTCACGCTTTGCTTTTCCATCTAATGATAGATTGGAAAGGAGGTGACCGCTTGATTCATTTCTTATTGAACTTGATTACAGATATGGGTAAAGAGATATTTGTTGCTGTAGCAACCAGTCTTATCCTGTCTATGTTCGCCAAGAAACGGAAAAAGAACCACTCATCCTCCCAAGATGGCAATGGTTCTTCTTCTGACGATTAATTAAGTTAGTTGTGACCAACCACTCTTGCTAGTTGTCAGCCTCATGTTAGCGCATGAGGCTGTTTTTAGTTTATGTCAATATAAGGATAACATACCCCGATTTTAAAGTAAATATTCAGACAATCAAAATACTGAAGCGTGAAAATCTTGAACTGGATGCATTTTTTTTCTTGAATAGAATGATCCATCACATCACCTCTTTTAATAAAACTTTGGAAAATGGCAAAAAATGAATTGACTCTTTCTTACTGATATGGTATGTTAATTCCAATCTAAGAAAAGGTGTGGTGTTTTATGTCGGGAGTAGGTATCAACTAATTTAGTTGAATAAGGTATTTAATCACTGATATGTCAGTGGATTAAGTATGCCTTTTTTCACAGTGCAATTCTGCATTGTGAATACCTACCTTAAGACTGCTTCCTTTTCCATAAATCGTGTAACATGCAGGTGTTACGGCGAAAAGCATGGTGGGATTTGTCCTATCATGCTTTTTTGTGTACGCAGGTCTATTCGAGCTGCCCAATTTGTTATCGATTTTAGGTACTTATCTATAGATAAGGCCGATGCCCGCAGGAGCTTTCTACTCAAATGGCTTGTTCATTTGTAAAGGTAGGGGGACCA
This window contains:
- a CDS encoding ABC transporter ATP-binding protein, whose product is MALFTLQDISVAYNKQNILKDFNLEIEKGKLVSLLGPSGCGKTTTLRLIAGFLQANEGKFLFKEKDYTKVPVNKRNFGFVFQNYALFPHLSIFDNIAFGLRLRKNSKSEIEKKVMNVLEIVNLKGFEKRYPQELSGGQKQRVAIARALVIEPDILLFDEPLSNLDANLRVNMRVEIRRIQQELGITTVYVSHDQEECFSISDQVAIMNKGIIEQLSDPATIYKYPETKFVADFIGFKNFIDFDKRTDHDGKIELNKSGYSFVLHKDPQMTNSTGKIGAIRPDDLLIREKDNTGTVQENSLSGRVKVSTYLGRSYQYVVETPIGDFTVNKEMAESYRTGQEIILEIPRNQMVLVD
- a CDS encoding adenine deaminase C-terminal domain-containing protein is translated as MRMDMLVRDINVFNSYFKRFIKGNAAIKDGKFYYIGERELDAFEPDRIVDGQGKYMVPGLIDIHLHIESTMVTPATFSYGLIKNGVTTIVPEPHEMANVFGISGVKEMIKASQDCVADMFYAIPSSVPATSMETTGGSIEIDDIDELMQTEDIICLGEIMNYYEVITDPDCKTNKILSHIRSRYPDLIIEGHVPKLLDLDLQKIINAGVNSDHTHQTVEGMDARIAAGMFIEIQEKSMTEEVMNYLKENQVDEHFCFVTDDVMTDSFQKRGHLNVLLKKAIQMGMTPEKAIYACTYTPAQRMRMYDRGAIAPGKTADFVLLSDLETFEIEQVYKNGELVYESSRPYVQEVKEEQFPEHFYQSVKLAELTENDFNITIPDRLESSMCRIINVQNGSTFTSETHDRIEGKNGQLGWEESPYGLIATFERYGKNGNRAHGLITGDVLKRGAVATTYSHDNHNLLVIGHNKQDMMIAANEVIRKQGGVCCVEGGKVLSMIPLPVGGILSEETMDIVSKQVQHLTDALKSLGYEHYNVIMSLSTLSLPVSPALKITDHGLINVNKGKTVPLIMSDEA